GTTTGCCGCTGTTATCAGCAGAGGCCGGGAGCCTCCCACCGTGCCAGGCCATGTCTGCTTGTCCCCGTCATGAGATAGCACAACGTGCATCCGTGGGTCTTGGCCCTGGTTCCTGGCACCGAGCTCCCAAACCCTCGTACTGTCGTCCATGATAATGGTGCCAGGAGCGTCCCCCGTTCAGTGCGGTGCCTCTGGGCAGGCTCCTGGACAGGGGGCTGGTCGCCAGAGACCCAGCCACCGCAAGCCGAGCCgtttgggagaggggcagggaatgGAGCTAAGGACGCACGTGCCCTTGTGAGGGCGCCCCCACGAGATCCCAATCACACGTAGTTGGGGGGCTTCCAGACGGCTGAGCACCCCCACACCCAGGGGCAACACCCCAACTCCAGGGGACAGAAGCCAATGCGCCTGGGACCCTCCTGTAGGATCCCTGGGTGCACCTTCATCTGGCTGTCATATGCACCCTTTATCAGTCCTTCAGTCAACCAGAGACTAGTCAGCGCTCCTGACAGGTCCGTGGAGCCCGGGGAGCCCCCACGGGAACCTTTGGTCCACCGTTGATCATCAGAAGCACAGAGGATGCTGTGGGCTGGCGACCGGCATCTGCGAGGCAGCGAGCACTCTCTCGGGACCGAGCCCTTCACCTGTGTGATCAGACGCTGTCTCCAGGGGGACAGGATCAGAAGGGACAGGAAGAACAGAACGTCCTCCTGGTGTCGCCGAGAACGGCTTGATGCAGGGAAAACCGTGCACCCGGTGACCAGAGGGAGGTGCCGCCCGCACACAGGACAGGAGGCTCGGCAGCAGCACACGGCAGGAGGAGCTGCGTGGCTCCCCACAGAGGTGGAAATCCGTGCTTCTCCTTACATGGGTGGTGTCTCCTTCCCTCCGTACAACAATCCCAAGGTAGGTGCTGGTTCTCGGTTTTCAGACCGGACTAGACGGTTAGGGGGGTTCAGTAAGCCTCTGGAAGCTCACAGAACATGAGCCCGTGCTTTCCGCTGAGCACAAGGGGCTGGGGAGGCCACGCACGACCTTGGCGCCCAGCCCTGTGGGAAACAAGGTGACGCGCCAGCGGGTAGAAGCCCATACTTGGGGCCGGGAGTGGACGGCTCTGTGAGAACAGGTGTGAAGTCGCAAGGTCTGGAAGGTGGGAGGGATCCTCCGTGCCCTTGGGtcctgggcagaggggagggttTCCCAAGGCTGAGCCAGGCGCCCAGCGGGAGCCCCGGTTCCCTGGGGCATTCACCCGACTTCTCCAACACCCAGCACACCCGTCTCCCACACCCTTCTGCAGGGCTCTCGGGCCCCACCCAGCCAGTCTCTGGAGCCCTCTACAAAGAGACGCCTGTGAGCCAATGATCCTGGTGGCAATGGCCTCATTGTCACCATGAAGATAATTAGCTCTGTGTCCTCTTTCAGAAGGGGGTGGGACAGTACAAAGATAACATTCACTGCTGATAGCCACCTAGTCCCAAACTAAAGGTAGTATACACAGCGCTtctctgtttagtttttttttttttcactcttctgtggatttgaatacttttttttttttttttaactccctaTTGTGACCCTCCAGCAAGGAAGCTGCAGTGTTCTTTGAATTCAGGACGCCCCCAGCACTGGACATGCAGGAAAGCCAGTCCTGACCAGAACCTTGCTTCACCAGGGGGCTGTGTGTGAGCTCTGGGCCTCGGTCATCTCCGTCCCCGAGTGTGGTACTGGACTTAGCCCAGATTTCTCACCAGATCACGGGCTTTTCAGTTGTATGTGAGAGAAAGAATGGGTAAGTGGAGGTGACCCGGCTCCTAaatagggctttttttttcccttttctggaagatgaatggataatgaagaagtggtatataaacacacacacacacacacacacacacaatgcaatatgactcaaccatcaaaaagaatgaaatcttgccctttgcaacgatgtgaatggaactagagggtatgatgcaaGTGAACTAAGTccgagaaaaacaattatcatatgatctcactcatatgtggaatttcacaaacaaaacagatgaacaaagaggaagggaagggaaaataaactaagacaaaactagagagggagacaaaccctaggagactcttaatcaccggaaacaagctgagggctgctggaggggggggcagggggatgagGTCGCTGGGGGATGGGCATAAGGAGGGCAGGTCATGtgaggagccctgggtgttgtaagCGACTGGTGAGTCACTGACCTCTCCCTCTGAAACCAGTGATACATTATATTAATTAtcttatgttaattaattgaatttaagttaaaaataagaatttaaaaataataataaataggtcCTCTTTGGTGCACATTTCAAGGGTCCAGAGCAGTTTGATTCCCGCTCTGCAGACCATGCACTGGGCCTCCTGCGAGGGTCTCCTGAGCGTCTGCCCCAAGTCTTGGGCACAGCCAAACAGCATCACCTGCGGAGCCAACACCACACTCTGCACCAAGCCCGTTGCACGCTGTGACACTGTGATGTATAGGAACTATGCGtttgaccaaaatatatttctcgtgtatttttgtctttgtccACAGTTCCGGCTCACGGCTTCTAAAACCTTGGAATTTCCCAAACCATCTCTTGTTACAATTCTCAGTCTCTTTGTCCTCGGTTTCTGAAATCTCTTCCGATCCCTGAGGGCGATGGGTGTTTTGTTATTGAAAACAGGCTCCCTTTACCCCAAGTGGGTTTATGTTAACAAGGCAACTTCCATTCATGATTAGAAGGTTAAAACTTTCAGTCCCACACCCTGATttctggggaggggaaaggggcttGAAGTTGGATCCGTCACCATGACCACTGATTTAATCAGTTATCCTACGTAATGAAGCCTCCATGAAAACTCGAGAGGACGGCGTACAGAGGACTCCCAGCCAGCGACCAGGATGCTTCCCCCGCGCTGCCGTGCTGGTCTTCAAGCTTCACGAAGACAGAAGTCCCTTCGCTCACCACCTCCCTTATGCAtttcttcatctggctgttgattcAGATCCTTAATATCTGCAATAGGTCAATAATACAGTTAGTAAACaagtttcctgagttctgtgagtcactcCAGAATATTAGTGGAACCCAAGGAGAGGGACATGGGAActtctgatttatagccagtggGTGAGGCATCTGACGTGGATGGCAGTCTGGGGGGCCTGAGCCCATAACCCGGGAAATCCGACGCCGTCCCTGTGTAGATGGTGCCAGAATGGAGTGGAATCTGCCAGACACCTAGCTGGTGTCCACATCATTGGCCTCAGGGTCAGGAAAACCCATCTACCCCACATTGAGGTTGGGTTCCAGAACTGCATTACACCTATTAATCCATTTAAGCCACATATAATCCTATAGAGCAGGCATTTTGATTGCTTTTTCACAGAAGACTAAGACTccgagaaattaagtaacttccGTCTGGCAGAGCATAGGGTTTGACCCCATAATGACCAAGCCAAAGGGCTACGAGCTGTAGCAGGAACCGTCGGCCACAGTGATCCGCCACAGTGATCGGCCCCGTGGAGGTTATCAAGGGTCCCCAGACACACATGGGCAGTCTGGCAGTCTTGCAGTCTGGCACACAAGTCAGTACCAAACCTATCAAAAGCCTTTCTCAGGAGTCTGGGATTGAAGGTCCACAATCGGGTGTGCGGGGTGGGGGCAGTGATGTAGATCCCTGCTTGGAGGGGTCTGGTTGCAGCCCTAGCATCACCTGGGCACTTTCAGAAAATCTCAAGTCCCTCCCTACACCTTTGTAGTCAGAACTTGATTTAAATAAAACTCTCAGACGGTGTTAAATGCTACGGTTTGTAAAGCATTGAGGTAGATGGTGGCTCAGCCAAGAGGATCCTGGGCAGGTTAAAGAATCTGTATGTGattgtgaaataagtcaacagtGAACTGTGTCGTTATCAGGTAAAGTCATCAGAAAAGTCGGGACGCCTGGGGGCCTCAGGCAGTGAAacgtcagccttcggctcaggtcatgatctcggggtcttgggatcgtaccccacatcaggctccccgctcaatgGGGCAGAAGACAGTAACTACATGTTCTTTGCTGAAAGGAAGTATAATGAGACGTAGTTGACGTGTTCTGTAGAACACTCTGGCAATTAGAAGCCATAAACTAGATGTATGTATAGCAACATGCCTGGATCTTAAACCCGAGATCGTAGCTCAAAAAGAGGTAGAAACAGTCCTGTACTAGGTATCTGTTCAGAGCTCCCCCTGTAGCCGAGGACGTGTGAAAACATGAGAGTCGCGCCCGTGGGGGTGAGGAGAATGGGAGAGAATCCAGTAGAGAACACGAGGGGACCTGGCCTGGGCTGCTGCAGATTGCTCACCAGGACCCGTGGAATTATGACCGAGACAGCTCTCTGCCCTGAAGTCCGAGGAAAAGGGGGGAACTGGCAGGAGTGGGAAATAAAGGGCACAAGTGAAGCCAGCAAGACGCCCACAGACAGGAAGGCCACCCCGCGTGCAGAGCAAAGCAGGGAGCGGGAGACCCGGCTGGGGCTCGCAGGCTGCTGTAATCACGGTTCTTGGGCTGTGGACCGAGTCCTCCTACACACCCCACCTGGGTCCTCACAACCACTGCTCTGGTTCTCTGAGGCACCCCAAGTGCATGGCGGCCCCTCACATAAGCCAGCAGCCCAGTGCTCTGGCCAGAAGCGGACAGAGCTCAGCGCTCTCACAGTCCCAAGACCAGCAATGCTTACAGAAGCACCGAGCCCAGGGTTCACCCGCTGAGGCTACCCCGCCGGAGATAAAGGGTGGTTTACATCACAAACCCTGAGTTTCACATTGCTCTGTGGGATCACCAGTGGGTGATTTCCGCCCCCAAGCAGGTCCCCATCCTCCTACTCCTTAAGctttcaaattccattttctttcttatgcaGAGTAGTTTAATTTTGGCCCGGAGCCTCCATCTGTGCCTATCCACACCCCTAAATTACCTGAGCCACTCACCTTAAATTTAGTCACACTTGGAAATACAGGGTAGGTGGCTCATTcgctttttccaaaaaaaaaaaaggcttgctTGTCCAAAACACTAGGTCAGTGCGCAAGAAGTGAACCCAAGCCCCATCATCCATTAATAATCACGGTAATAACAGTGACCATCCGAGAGGTGCCTTAGACCTGAGCAGCATGTCATCTTAGGGAAGAGTGCCATCAGGGACAGGACTGCGGCCTGGTCGCAGAGATGCCACTGACCTGCGCAGACGAGACCCATGCCGTGCAGAAGTGTGGCGGTTCCTACACTTTATTAGACACCCTCTACCAGAAAGAAACGTGACCTAATGTCAGAAAGGAGGGGACGTGGGCGTCCcggggcaggaggaagaggccCTGCGCCTGCGGCGTCTCCAAGCGCGCGGCGGAACAGAACCCAACAGTCAGCTCCGTCAACTCGAGCAAGCCCGGCTCCGCTCTGCTTTCCCCGCGGTGAGTATTTCTGAAGCTCCGGCAGTTGGGGGCCCAGTggtgttttgttctctttttcaaaagCGCGCGGGCTCCCCAGCTTTGCCCGTGCGCGCAGGCAGCCCCCCGGTCTCCGCGGCAGCGCCCCTCGGACGCCGCCCTCCGCCGCGCAGGCAGACAGGAGCATGTTCCCAGACGGCCGAAGCCGGGCAGTGAGCGCGCGACGGAGGCGGGGTGCCCTCTGCGGCGGGGCGCAGCCGGGCGGGGGCGCGCGGGGAGCCGCGGGTGCGGGGGCCGCGGGTCTGCGCTCAGGCCCCGCCCACCGCCTCCCCAGGGGCTCGGGGCCGCACCTACCTGCGGTGGCGCCGTGAGAAGCAGCCGGGGGGTGCCCAGCGCCGCCGGGACAGCCTCGGAGCGCGGGGGGCCGTGCGGCAGGTCCTGCTTGTCCCGGATGAAGGTCGCCGGCTTCCTGTCCTCGGTGAGGGCCCGGCTCCGGCTGAGGGCGCGCGGATCCGGCGGGGCGGGCCCTGCGGGGAGAGAGCGGGGCTCGGGGGACGCGCCCCGGGGCGCACGCGGCGCGGGGGAGGCAGCGGTCCGTTCCCGGACGCAGGACCGCGGCCTCGCGCGGGGCGGGCCAGTGCGGCGCCCTGAGGGTTCGCGTCTCGGAGCGCGGCCGGCCCGGCAGGCCAGGGGGCCGGGGATCGCAGTCTGCCGTGGAACGAGATGCCCCGGTGGTCCTCCGGCACGTTAAGTCAAGTCAAGTCGTCAAGTAAAGCAGacgctgttttttaaaaaccgtacatttggggcgcctgggtggctccgtgggttaagccgctgccttcggctcgggtcatgatcccagggtcctgggctctctgctcggcggggagcctgctcccctcccctctctctgcctgcttgtgatctctgtctctcagataaataaatagaatctttaaaaaaataaaaataaggggcgcctgggtggctcagtgggttaaagcctctgccttcggctcaggtcatgatcccagggtcctgggatcgagccccgcatcaggctctctgctcagcggggagcctgcttccccctctctctctgcctctctgcctacttgtgatttctgtctgtcaaaaaaataaataaaatctttaaaaaaaataaaaataaaacccatacaTTTGTTCAAGTCGACAGAGTCTGGCGCAATGCTGGGCGGAACACACACTCGCAAACAAGAGTTTCGTGACTGTTTTTGAGGCGATAACATCCGTACAAGGACAAGCACGAACCGCACTAAGCCCTTCCGTGTGTGCGTTCCCCTAGGTCCTGGCCGCCCATGGGGCCTGAACCAGTGCGTGCTCCATTTTAAGGAGAACGAACCAGAACCAGCAGGCACACTGGCTTGCCATGTCTCATAACCAGCACAAGCGAGAGCAGAGCACCCAGTGGTCAGGCTCCAGATTTCGCAGGTGTAACGGCTCTGGACTGACTGGACGGAGGACAGAAGgaatccccaccccccagctgttTACCTGAGTCTGTTTCCAGATGGTGCGCCAGGTTTtctgagagaaacagaaacagaaagctgTGTGACTTGTGATTTCCCACAAGCATTCCCAAGAACAGAGCTGGGAACCGTGTGAGCCCAGGGACGGGGAATGGCCGTCTGCTCTGTGCCCTCTGCTGTGGTCTACTGAGACACAAGCTACCGTCACCTGCCTGGACACTCGGCCCAGTGCGGGTCCCTGCGGAGAGAAGATGCTCTCGGGACCGGTCCCACGGAGCAGACCACCAAGGGAAGGCTTAAGGGAGGGAAGACACCGAGAGCCAGGCTTGGCAGGCAGGGggaaggtggtggtgggaggaggaCACGGCTGTCCCACCAGCGGGGTATGGGGAAAGCTGCCACCCCTCCCCTTTACCTGAGAAGGTCCTCATCATCTCTGGGAGGAAGAGTGTTTTCTGGTGGAGATCTCGGATCTTCTTGATAAGGTCTGGAGAAATGGTCTCTGGACTCACAAAAGTCCTTGTCTCATACCTACAGACAACCAGCCCTTAGGAATTggaggtaggggcgcctggagggttcagggggttaaagcttctgcctccggctcaggtcatgacctcagggtcctgggatggagccccacatccctgcatagggctctctgctcagcggggagcctgcttcctcctctctctctgcctgcctctctgtctacttgtgatctctggcaaataaatagaatccttttaaaaattaaaaaaaaaaaaaaaagaattagaggtaGGTCCTCTAAAAGAATGTTTGGGGTCTATGGAGGCTAGAAGGGACAGAGGTCATTACCCTGTTTGCCTCTAGAGGACAGTACAATGTCGGTGGAGAAACGACCTTAAACTCCTCTTCCTAATCTGGTGCTGTTCCTTActaggggaaggggggaggggagatgagaGAAAACAGGTGACACCTCCGTCCTTGCCTGTCCCCGACCGCAGGACCACGAGCAGGCTCGGCGCCCTCATCAGACCAGCTAAAGGACTGCACAGCCCTTTAGCTCTATACCCCAAACACTCTTTGAAAGTTTGGAAgacacgggacgcctgggtggctcagtgggttaagcggctgccttcagctcgggtcatggtcccagcgtcctgggatcgagtcccacatcgggctccttgcttgctcagcggggaacctgcttctccctctgcctctgctgccactctgcctgcctgtattcacttgctctctctctctctaacaaataaataaataaaatcttaaaaaaaaaaaaaaagaaagtttgggaGACCCTTCCCAAGCCTCGGACCCCAGGTCCAGACCCTGTGGCTGAATAACAGGTGCCCCTCGCAGAGCACGGAGAAGGCACAAGTGCAAACAGCAGAGGACAGCACGGGGCCAGGGGCTGCCCTTTGTGGTGGGTCTGCAGACCCTGAAGGACATGGGGGAGCCAGGAAAGGACTGGAAGCACATGCCAGTCTCCCACGTCCGTGCCACCGCCGTCCAGAGACAATCTCTCTCCTCGGAGTTACAGTTTACGTGCTCTTCAATGCTGACTCGACCAGTAGTTTTGAGAACTAAACAAATGTTCCTACATCAGCCTAAAAACACAATTATGGCTTATAATTTCACCTCCAAGGGAAAGCCGTATCCCTGATACCAAACaactagtttaaaaatggactcttgggggcgcctgggtggctcagtgggttaagccgctgccttcggctcaggtcatgatcccagggtcctgggatcgagtcccgcattgggctctctgctcagcaggaagcctgcttcctcctctctctctctacctgcttctccgatcgccatctgtcaaataaataaaatcttttttaaaaataaataaataaataaataagaacagacTCCTGGAGCACAGCCCTTTAGGTGGAGACtgcgtgtctgtctgtctgtcagagtgaatttgcatttctgtggggGGCAGGGTAGAGAGGGCCCCCCTCGGTCTGTGTCCAGGGGAACAGAGGTGAGAGGAACAAAGTCAACAGCCGGGTGTCAGGAGGCAGGACTGGGGAGAAGGCCCTACCTGCTCTGGTCGGCCTTGACATCCTACAAAAGAGAAGGAACATGCACTCAGCGTCCACACGTCCTTCCCACCGGAGACTCCGCACGGCCTGTCCTCCTTATCGTCCGGCCTCAGAGCTCTCTTCCCGAGCCCTGTGTCTGCTCCGTTCCCTACTCATCACACGGCTGTCACATCCCGCCTCCCGCCTCATCTGGGaccctgctcaggtcatgagagctggcttctttgacttagccTTCCCTGGGGACCGTGTTCTGCCTCCAGGGCTTGAGGGCTGCTGGGGAACAGGGTCCAGGCTCCAGTTACCCGCTGGACCCGATGTGAAACGGGATAAAAGAATGATAATCTGGGTGAGCCAGGGACCATGCTAAGCATTTCGTATGGACTGTTTCCTACCATCTTCGCAGGAGCCCTGTGAGggaggtgctattattatccccacatTTAAGGGGGCTCATGAGGCTCGCCCCGGTCGCATGGCTGGAAGAGCCTGTCCTCAAACCCAAGGCCCCCCGACTGCAAGGTCCCTGACGCGACCACAGTGGGTGGACAAGTCATCCAGCCTCCCTGGGTCTGCAGTCTGTAAGCTCTCTGGGTCTGCAGACCCTCGGTGCGACCCGAGACCTGGCAGTCCCTTCTAGTCGAACCAACGGCCACTTGCCCTTCCCGCCTGTCCCAGCACCCCTGGCCCTCTGCCTGTGTCCCCTCCTGGTTGGCCCCTCTCCTAGCCCACGGGGTGGGCACGGCCTCACTTGCAGCAGGACGCTGGCTGGCTGCTGActctgctcctccagctcctgggctCCGAGCCTGGTGATCTCCTCGGAGAACTTGGAGTTGTACTGGTCCCTCTCCATGCAGGTCTGCAGCTCCAGCTCCCGCAGCCTGGCCTGCAGGAGACTGTGCTGGTCTGCCAACTCCCGCTGAAGTTTCCCAAACGCCGCATCCACCTGCTGCCTCTTGCTTTCAATGTGAGTCTGCGCGGGGTAAACAGAGAAACAGGccaggagggagatggagaggctgGTCTCTAGGAGGGTCACCTGTATGTCACGACTCAGAGGCACAGGGAGTCCCGAGCTCTCTCAGTACTGTGGCGGAACGGGTCTCATAAGACTTGCCAGCGGTGAGGGCTGTGCCCCTGCCTTACCAGAGAGTCTAAGAACAATGCCCCAGAATGCCCTCAACGCTGTATTGAGGTTCTCAAACACCCTTCCCCATCTGCCACACGGCTCTCACCTCACCATGCCTTCCCTAGAGTCAGGAGGAGCCGGTGGGAGTCGTCCGTCCGAGAGCCACTGAAGGAACCAGTGTGGTTCGAGTGTGTGGCCTCGCTCTTGTCCCCTGACATCGCCCTCCGCACGGCATGCTTGGAAGGGAGCCGAGGAGAGCTGCgggtctccccctgccccacaacTCTGTTCCCTTGGTCAGGGCACCCGAAATTCTCAGACTGCGGCTTTCCTCCTGGATGACTGTGTAGCTCAGAGAGGTGGCCCTACGGCTCACCCGACGTGCTCAGGCCAGCCCCCAGGTCAGCGACACTGACACCGCACACACCTACCCACCCCTTCCTATCTGAAGGCAGTGCCTTAGGGCACACCGAACGGGATGGGAAGAGTGGCTCTGGGCCAAGACACCTGGCTTCTAGGGACACCTGCTGGCTTAGTGGCGGAAGCgtctgactcgatttcagctcaggtcgtgatctcagggtcctgagagcccGCTCCGTGggctggctctgagctcagccgGGAGTGCGCtgcagtttctctccctctgcccttcctgtttctctctctcaaataagtaagtgctgagagagagagatccggACTGTAGCCACGTCATCATGACCGTGGGCTAGGCCCTGCGGGACATCCCGCTCCCGGACCTGTTCTCTCTGTAAAGCGGCTGAGAAGATGGGTCCTGGGCCAGGTCTCAGACCATCTCCAGCCGTGAAGTTCTGGGATCCCACAGCCTTGATCCCGAATGCCCGCGCAGAGAGGCTAGGATGTGAATGAGAACCGCCCAAGAGTACCTGCCGGAGGCTTCCCCCAAGCCCCTGAAGACCAGGTGTCAGAAGCTCTTACCAGAAGCTTTTGGAGCTTCCTGTCTTCCCGCCGCCATGTGGCCTCCATCTCGCTCTTCTCCAGGCGCGGAGCTCTCGACTGGCTCCGGAGACGGTCCTGCGGGAGAAGAACGGGCAGGGAGCGGCGGCTTCGTTCACAGAGAGCAACTGCTGCGTCCCTGGTGTGCCGCCGATGGGGAGAGAGACTCAAAGGTGAACAGGGCGGGCCTCGTCCTGCAGAGATCACCTGGAGATCACCTCCCGCCTGCAGTACAGGGAAGGCGGAGTCCCGGGTGGCAGCAGCTGGTGGGAACACGGCGGCGGGGCAAGGGAGGCTGCAGAGACAGGAAGCGCTTACAGCGGGCCCAGAGACGGGCTGTGCGTGCCGCACGCGCCTGGACTGTCCCTCaggtggccctggggcccagTGACCATGCCCGAGCTTTCCTGGCGCCGGGGACCCACAGGAGGGTTTGGCGCAGGGGAACAACACGGTCTGCTGCGTGTTTTGGCAGATTGGAGGATGCTTG
The sequence above is drawn from the Mustela nigripes isolate SB6536 chromosome 5, MUSNIG.SB6536, whole genome shotgun sequence genome and encodes:
- the LOC132017729 gene encoding LOW QUALITY PROTEIN: E3 ubiquitin-protein ligase TRIM15-like (The sequence of the model RefSeq protein was modified relative to this genomic sequence to represent the inferred CDS: deleted 1 base in 1 codon), with translation MPSGPSREEHPHPARKGTLGDAVTRARGRTCCRLPLPPPSQMGAQLSCQALPCVPCKEREPIRPLMVPVPLGPLGETRCEEHGEKIYFFCETDAELLCVVCRQGPSHRTHPVAVLDGTIQPYRDRLRSQSRAPRLEKSEMEATWRREDRKLQKLLTHIESKRQQVDAAFGKLQRELADQHSLLQARLRELELQTCMERDQYNSKFSEEITRLGAQELEEQSQQPASVLLQDVKADQSRYETRTFVSPETISPDLIKKIRDLHQKTLFLPEMMRTFSENLAHHLETDSGPAPPDPRALSRSRALTEDRKPATFIRDKQDLPHGPPRSEAVPAALGTPRLLLTAPPQILRI